In Rana temporaria chromosome 3, aRanTem1.1, whole genome shotgun sequence, a single window of DNA contains:
- the LOC120930293 gene encoding LOW QUALITY PROTEIN: PDZ domain-containing protein 11-like (The sequence of the model RefSeq protein was modified relative to this genomic sequence to represent the inferred CDS: inserted 1 base in 1 codon), which yields MEGQPTYEDYTYPVVFLPPYEXPPAWIPLQERVYSSDYNNELTRFLPRSILLKKPPGAQLGFNIRGGKASQLGIFISKVIPDSDAHRAGLQEGDQVLTVNNVDFQDIEHSKAVEILKTAREIYMQVRYFPYNYQRQKERTVH from the exons ATGGAGGGGCAACCTACCTACGAGGATTACACGTACCCTGTGGTCTTCCTGCCCCCCTATG AACCCCCGGCCTGGATCCCCCTTCAGGAGAGAGTGTACAGCTCGGATTACAACAACGAGCTGACGCGTTTCCTCCCCCGCTCCATCCTGCTGAAGAAACCTCCTGGAGCTCAGTTGGGATTCAATatccgaggagggaaggcgtcTCAGCTCGGGATCTTCATCTCTAAGGTTATCCCCGACTCTGACGCTCACCGCGCCGGCCTACAGGAAGGAGATCAGGTGCTCACCGTCAACAACGTGGATTTCCAGGATATCGAGCACAGCAAGGCTGTGGAGATCTTGAAAACTGCCAGAGAAATCTACATGCAAGTTCGCTACTTCCCATACAACTATCAGCGGCAGAAGGAGAGAACCGTCCACTAG